A window of Longispora fulva contains these coding sequences:
- the trpC gene encoding indole-3-glycerol phosphate synthase TrpC, with translation MLDEILAGVREDVAARQQQVPLELVKERAAAARPALDAYAALRAPGVGVIAEVKRSSPSKGALADIPDPAELAAEYAAGGARVISVLTEGRWFGGSLDDLAAVRAAVNVPVLRKDFVVSSYQVHEARAYGADMVLLIVAALEKNVLVGLLERIESLGMAALVEVHDEDEADIALEAGARLIGVNARNLKTLEVDRSTFERIAPGLPNNVVKIAESGVRGPHDLIRYASAGADAVLVGEGLVTQKSPKDAVKELVNAGNHPATPRPAR, from the coding sequence GTGCTGGACGAAATTTTGGCTGGAGTTCGCGAAGATGTCGCGGCCCGTCAACAGCAGGTTCCGTTGGAGCTGGTCAAGGAGCGGGCGGCGGCAGCGCGGCCGGCTCTGGACGCGTACGCGGCACTCCGTGCCCCGGGCGTGGGAGTGATCGCGGAGGTGAAGCGCTCCTCGCCGTCGAAGGGTGCCCTCGCGGACATCCCCGACCCGGCGGAGCTGGCGGCGGAGTACGCGGCGGGCGGGGCGCGGGTGATCAGCGTCCTCACCGAGGGCCGCTGGTTCGGCGGCAGCCTCGACGACCTCGCGGCGGTCCGTGCGGCGGTGAACGTGCCGGTGCTGCGCAAGGACTTCGTGGTGTCGAGCTACCAGGTGCACGAGGCCCGCGCGTACGGCGCGGACATGGTGCTCCTGATCGTCGCGGCCCTGGAGAAGAACGTGCTGGTCGGGTTGCTCGAGCGCATCGAGTCCCTGGGCATGGCGGCTCTGGTCGAGGTGCACGACGAGGACGAGGCCGACATCGCCCTGGAGGCCGGCGCCCGGCTGATCGGCGTGAACGCGCGCAACCTGAAGACCCTCGAGGTCGACCGGTCGACGTTCGAGCGGATCGCGCCCGGGTTGCCGAACAACGTCGTCAAGATCGCCGAGTCGGGGGTGCGGGGGCCGCACGACCTGATCCGGTACGCCTCGGCCGGCGCCGACGCCGTGCTCGTCGGCGAGGGCCTGGTGACCCAGAAGAGCCCGAAGGACGCGGTGAAGGAACTGGTGAACGCCGGCAACCATCCGGCGACGCCACGGCCGGCACGCTGA